From the genome of Rubrobacter aplysinae:
GCCTCCTGCGTTTGTACGCCGACGACATCGAGCATATGGCCGTGAAGCTGGGTCAGATGATGACGGGTAACGCTCATCCCTATCAAGCACTGGACGCTTCGGCGATGCCTGTCAGGGACGTAAAGCGCCGTGGTCATGGTTGGCTCGCCGGAGCCGCCGACATCGGCTGGTCTAACAGCATAGGCTGGTACGAGGGTTTCTCGCTTTTGACCGCTGTGGAGCCTTCCGGGGTGATCACCGGCTTTTGTTTCGCCCCTGCCTCTACCGCCGATCAGCCTCTGGCCGAGACCTTCTTCGCCGTGAGGGCTTACCCCGACCCCAGGCTCAACAGCGTGGGCTCGGCCATCTCGGGAACCTACGTCGCAGACAAGGGCTTTGAGGGAGCCGAAAACCACCGTCGCTGGCTTGAGGACTACGACGCGGAGGTCATCCACCCGCCCAAGCGCAACTCCCGCAAACCCTGGTCCAAGCGACTGAGGCAGTGGGTAGCCTCCATCCGCCAGATCGTGGAGACGGTCTACGACAAGCTCTTCAACACCTTCGGCCTGTGGCGAGAGCGAGCCCACGACCTTCAGGGACTGCGGGCTCGGCTGGCTGCGAGGGTA
Proteins encoded in this window:
- a CDS encoding transposase — its product is MEGVHALESACHPIPWERNRLLMLDVDTFLTTLYVMIDDLFQAHRAERNRPGPEASLCRSEVITLAIFGRWSRFASERDFYRYASEHLREAFPTLPDRSQFNRLLRLYADDIEHMAVKLGQMMTGNAHPYQALDASAMPVRDVKRRGHGWLAGAADIGWSNSIGWYEGFSLLTAVEPSGVITGFCFAPASTADQPLAETFFAVRAYPDPRLNSVGSAISGTYVADKGFEGAENHRRWLEDYDAEVIHPPKRNSRKPWSKRLRQWVASIRQIVETVYDKLFNTFGLWRERAHDLQGLRARLAARVALHNFCIWLNDQLGRPRLKFADLMGW